The following proteins come from a genomic window of Gossypium raimondii isolate GPD5lz chromosome 5, ASM2569854v1, whole genome shotgun sequence:
- the LOC105766011 gene encoding berberine bridge enzyme-like 17, which translates to MRGLPILVSIILFSISLVTSKSYPNSVVDNFLQCLPKHYRNPSKPIAKAIYTPTHPSFQSVYELHTYNLRVLTQANATHKPMAIVAALHESHVQAAVICAKESGLQVRIRSGGHDYEGLSFSSSVPFVIIDLSNLRSIKIDMKTETAWVQAGATTGELYYRIAEKSKVHAFPAGVCTTLGIGGHFTGGGYGNMLRKFGLSIDNVVDAQLINAKGRILNRKSMGEDVFWAIRGGGGTSFGIILSWKIKLVRVPPKVTVFQVAKTLEQGATVLVHKWLQVSHKLDKDIFIRIMPVTVAGTGNGNSTVRVSFIGHYLGRTNRLLPLVNASFPELGLQRKDCTEMSWIESTLYWAGFPNGTSTDVLLNRVPNKVFFKTKSDYLKNVMPKAGLETLWKVMMEIGNMWMQMSPYGGRMAEISESETAFAHRAGTLYLVQYTAHWSEGSSEATKKYVELMRKLYAEMAPYVSTKPREVFLNYRDLDIGSNNTDFEAAKVYGAKYFKGNFQRLAEVKAKIDPHNFFKNEQSIPPFPSF; encoded by the coding sequence atgagaggtTTACCCATCCTTGTTTCTATCATTTTGTTTTCGATTTCATTGGTAACATCTAAATCTTACCCTAATTCAGTTGTTGATAATTTTCTCCAATGCCTTCCCAAGCACTATCGCAACCCTTCTAAGCCAATCGCTAAAGCCATATACACTCCCACCCATCCTTCCTTTCAATCTGTTTACGAGCTCCATACTTACAATCTTAGAGTTCTAACGCAGGCCAATGCTACTCACAAACCCATGGCCATCGTTGCTGCTCTGCATGAATCTCATGTTCAAGCTGCTGTTATTTGTGCCAAGGAATCGGGTTTGCAAGTGAGAATCCGAAGCGGCGGACATGATTACGAAGGTCTCTCTTTCAGCTCCTCCGTCCCATTTGTCATTATTGATCTTTCTAATCTTCGGTCTATAAAGATCGATATGAAAACCGAGACTGCATGGGTTCAGGCAGGGGCGACTACCGGTGAACTCTACTATCGAATTGCAGAGAAAAGCAAGGTCCATGCTTTCCCTGCTGGTGTATGCACTACTCTAGGAATTGGTGGCCATTTCACTGGTGGTGGCTACGGTAACATGCTAAGAAAGTTCGGCCTTTCAATAGATAACGTCGTGGACGCTCAATTGATCAATGCTAAGGGGAGAATCCTTAATAGAAAGTCCATGGGAGAGGATGTGTTTTGGGCCATCAGAGGCGGCGGTGGAACTAGCTTCGGAATCATTCTCTCATGGAAGATCAAGCTGGTTCGGGTCCCTCCTAAAGTTACTGTTTTCCAGGTGGCAAAGACTTTAGAGCAAGGTGCAACCGTTCTTGTTCATAAATGGCTTCAAGTTTCCCATAAACTCgataaagatatttttattcgAATCATGCCAGTAACCGTTGCTGGAACTGGCAATGGCAACAGCACTGTTCGAGTTTCCTTCATTGGCCATTATCTCGGACGAACTAACAGGCTTCTTCCATTGGTGAATGCGAGCTTCCCCGAATTGGGTTTACAAAGAAAAGACTGTACAGAAATGAGTTGGATCGAATCCACCCTTTACTGGGCCGGTTTCCCTAATGGAACATCCACCGACGTTTTACTGAACAGAGTGCCAAACAAAGTGTTCTTCAAAACCAAATCTGATTACCTGAAAAACGTGATGCCCAAGGCAGGTTTGGAAACCCTGTGGAAGGTGATGATGGAGATAGGGAACATGTGGATGCAAATGAGCCCTTACGGTGGGCGAATGGCTGAGATTTCAGAATCCGAAACAGCATTCGCACATAGAGCTGGAACCCTTTATTTAGTTCAGTACACTGCGCACTGGTCGGAAGGGAGCAGTGAAGCCACCAAAAAATACGTGGAGTTAATGAGAAAATTGTACGCTGAGATGGCTCCATACGTATCGACTAAACCAAGGGAGGTATTCCTCAATTACAGGGACCTTGATATAGGCAGCAATAATACAGATTTTGAGGCTGCAAAAGTATATGGGGCTAAGTATTTCAAGGGGAATTTCCAGAGATTGGCAGAGGTTAAGGCCAAGATAGACCCtcataatttcttcaaaaatgaaCAAAGTATTCCGCCATTTCCGTCTTTTTAA
- the LOC105766778 gene encoding LOW QUALITY PROTEIN: berberine bridge enzyme-like 4 (The sequence of the model RefSeq protein was modified relative to this genomic sequence to represent the inferred CDS: inserted 7 bases in 4 codons; deleted 1 base in 1 codon; substituted 2 bases at 2 genomic stop codons) translates to TQPSNPVWGAIYKPSNASFPTILQAYAKNLRFSTPKPLAIVTTMQESHVQATVICAKSQGLQIRIGSGGHDYEGLSYVSEIPFVVLDMFNLRSVTIMFDVSNKTAWVEAGATIGELYYRIAXKTVSYGFPAGAYPTLGVGEHFSGGGYGNLMRKYGLAVDNIFDARLVDVNGTILNRESMGEDLFWDIRGGGGGSFGVILSWKIKLXVFNVPRTLNRASTDTVYQWQQVAQKLREDLFIRVMIQVVNGSHEGVEKTIRVSFLGFLVEPTSRLTEIASDNFPRLGLQPKDCXRMSWMESTVFYPGFPRGTSIEVLLRRPQNGXTFSKCESDYVKQPITREGLESIWKMMVESERIFMLWNPYGGKLDGIWESETPFPHXFKIWYDDGTQHLMRNFYKRMTPFVSKSSREAYVNYRDLDIGSNPSIVQTDFVAKGLVYGRKNYXRLVQVKTMVDPRDFFKHEQSIPVLLHDLSATDKKRHGEYDKIVDGDRLTSKGYAKIYNPFLIMICMLIHRLVLRDQ, encoded by the exons ACACAGCCTTCAAACCCAGTTTGGGGTGCCATTTATAAGCCCTCAAATGCATCATTTCCAACTATTCTGCAAGCATATGCTAAAAACCTTAGGTTTTCAACACCAAAGCCTCTAGCTATTGTAACTACCATGCAGGAATCGCACGTCCAAGCCACTGTTATTTGTGCCAAAAGCCAGGGCCTGCAGATTAGAATCGGAAGCGGTGGCCATGATTATGAGGGCCTCTCTTACGTTTCTGAGATCCCTTTCGTTGTGCTTGACATGTTCAATCTCCGTTCAGTTACTATA ATGTTTGATGTTTCCAACAAGACTGCATGGGTTGAAGCTGGAGCAACCATTGGCGAACTTTACTATAGGATCGCCTAGAAAACCGTTTCCTATGGCTTTCCGGCCGGGGCCTATCCGACTCTTGGAGTTGGGGAACACTTTTCTGGAGGTGGGTACGGGAACTTGATGAGAAAATACGGTCTCGCTGTGGATAACATATTCGATGCGCGATTGGTTGACGTGAATGGTACAATCCTGAACAGAGAATCCATGGGGGAGGATTTGTTTTGGGACATTAGAGGTGGAGGTGGAGGTAGTTTTGGAGTAATCCTTTCATGGAAGATCAAACT GGTCTTCAATGTACCAAGAACCTTAAACCGGGCCTCAACAGATACTGTTTATCAATGGCAACAAGTTGCCCAGAAGTTGCGCGAAGATCTATTCATAAGGGTGATGATACAAGTTGTTAATGGAAGTCATGAGGGAGTGGAAAAGACAATTCGAGTTTCATTTTTAGGCTTCTTAGTGGAACCAACAAGCAGACTTACTGAAATAGCGAGCGACAACTTCCCCAGATTGGGGTTGCAGCCCAAAGATT AGAGGATGAGTTGGATGGAATCCACCGTCTTCTATCCAGGCTTTCCTAGAGGAACTTCCATAGAGGTTTTGCTACGCAGGCCACAGAATGGGTAAACGTTTTCCAAATGCGAATCTGATTACGTGAAACAACCCATTACTAGAGAGGGCTTAGAATCCATATGGAAGATGATGGTTGAATCAGAGAGGATTTTTATGTTGTGGAATCCTTATGGAGGAAAGCTGGATGGGATTTGGGAATCTGAAACTCCCTTCCCACA TTTTAAGATATGGTATGATGATGGAACCCAGCATTTGATgagaaatttttacaaaagaatGACACCATTTGTGTCAAAGTCTTCAAGGGAAGCATATGTCAACTACAGGGATCTTGACATTGGTAGCAATCCAAGTATAGTACAGACAGACTTTGTAGCAAAGGGTTTGGTTTATGGGAGGAAAAATTA GAGGCTAGTGCAAGTCAAAACCATGGTTGATCCTCGTGACTTCTTCAAACATGAACAGAGTATTCCGGTATTGCTTCATGATCTTTCTGCTACGGATAAGAAACGCCATGGAGAATATGATAAAATAGTTGATGGGGACCGGTTGACAAGTAAAGGTTATGCAAAAATATATAACCCATTTCTTATTATGATATGTATGCTGATACATCGGTTAGTATTGAGAGACCAGTAA